TACCACTGTCCCTCGGAAAATGGCTCTCACAGCCAGTTTCACGGTGAAACATTCCTTAGCCGTGCTAAGGGGAGATGTCTGCTCACAATTTCAACTTAGACGCATGCGTATTGTTTTGAGACTCCACCATAAAGATAGGCGGAAAAGGGCTGGGATTGTCTCAGAACGAAACAATGAAAACGATCAACTCGCCCGATTCGCAACGATGACAGAATGCGGAAATTAGAAGCCGCCGAAACAAGCGGCGGCTTACTTGCTTGAAATCCATCTTGAGCGGGGGGAGCTGTCAAGGCTGGTCGGGGAACTATTTTGTCTCGCGAGGAATGCCCGAAGAGCAGGGGAAAATAGTTCCCCGACCACCTGCCAGGGCTTGGTCTTGACTGCGATGGGGCGGCCAGCTCCCTACTCGTCGGAAGTCGGCAAAGTCTCCGGTGATGCATCGGAAACCCTCTGCGGAGCCTTGGCCGCCAGTGACGCATGGATTTGACCCCTATGAGCTTCCCGCCCTTATTCAATGCCCTCCGCGCGGCCGCGCGAGCTAACAGAACGAAAAAAATAAAAATTATTTCCCCCCTCTAAATCAATCCGCGCGGGTCCGCGCGGATTGATTTTATCACTACCGGCCAGCATCGGATTCAAGGTGCCTCCCCACCGCCCTCAGAAAAATTGCTAATGTGCCGCACGACTCGGCCGCGAGCGTCGTGGTTGAGGCTATTCCGATTCCTTTGGGAGGAAACACATATGGTCGTTCGTCACATAACGCTGGCCGCACTCGCTGCCGCCGCCTGCTTCTTATCCCCCGTCCAAGCCGCCATCGTCGGCTTCGGCGATTTTTCCGGTTTTAGCATCAATCAGACGGATGCGGGGTCACCGCCCACCGTCTCGATCGCAACGGGAACGATTCACTTAACCAATGGCGGGAGCAGCGAATCCCGCTCGATCTTTACGAGTACCAAGCAAGCTGTTGGCTCATTCACAGCTTCGTTCACGTATCAGGCGACGAATATCGGATTTAACTTCGATGCGTACCAGGGCATCACGTTCGTCGTGGAAAACTCCGCCAGTGGTAGTTCAGCGGTGGGCAGTTCGGGAGGCTTGGGATACCTGGGCGTACCGTCAAGCCTCGGCATTATCGTTGGGCTGCTCAATCAGGGCACAGCGGTGACGGTAAGTGAACTGGCGAAGAACGGCAGCATTCCCAGCGGCCCAGGCGCTGTAAGTCCTGTAAATGCCTATTCCGGCGATCCGATCAATGTTGTAATCAGTTACAACGGTTCGCTGGTCCATGAAGGACTTACGGATACGGTTACGAACGGCAATTGGTCAACCGATTATGTGCTGAGCCCTTCACTGGTGACGATGCTGGGTAGTTCCACCGCCTATGTCGGTGTAACGGGCGGAACGGTTGCCGGCGCCGACCAGTACATTTCTAATTTCCAATTTACGTCGGCAGTGCCTGAGCCGTGCATGGCTGGCGCCATGATGATCGGCAGTTTGCTGGCGATCCGTCGCCGCCGGTAATATTAATATCGTCGGGTTCGAATGGAAGGCAGGCCATCCAAGGCGGATGGCCTGCTGTTTTCATGGCTGAATCAGGGCATCGGTTCGCCCCGCTCCCCGCGAATCCAGTCTGCCGCCTTCTGTGCGGCACCGGCGGCGGCGATGACAAGCTTCTTGTCGTTCTTCAACTGCTTGAGCCATCCGCCGATATAGGCGGCTTGGTTGCCGATCACCGCCGGATGAATCCCCACTTCCCCGCAGAGAAACGCAGCGGCCATCTCGGCGATCAGTTCCTCCTTGCCGTAATCGGCACTACCGAAGGGCTTGGGGTCGCTGTCCAGTCCACGATCCAGCCGCTGGCTATGCCCGCTGCTGTGGGCCAGCTCATGATAAAGGGTGGAATAAAATTCCTGCCCGGTTGCAAACCGCGTCGGCTCGGGGATCTGCACGATGTCCGCCCCCGGACGGTAAAACGCCTGTTGGCCGCCGTGTACGATGGATGGCCCGCTCTCATATCCTCTGACCAGCGC
This is a stretch of genomic DNA from Pirellulales bacterium. It encodes these proteins:
- a CDS encoding zincin-like metallopeptidase domain-containing protein produces the protein MSFDIYQSVTDQIIAMLEKGVAPWRSPILGRSSAGHPKNLESGKEYRGVNVFLLAFTAWAQGYESSYWLTFNQAKQQGGSIKKGAKSSMVVFWKKYDTEDRETGEPKTVPVLRYFSVFNVAQCDGIKAPDAVPFTPADFKPIDAAEALVRGYESGPSIVHGGQQAFYRPGADIVQIPEPTRFATGQEFYSTLYHELAHSSGHSQRLDRGLDSDPKPFGSADYGKEELIAEMAAAFLCGEVGIHPAVIGNQAAYIGGWLKQLKNDKKLVIAAAGAAQKAADWIRGERGEPMP